A genomic region of Luteolibacter arcticus contains the following coding sequences:
- a CDS encoding AGE family epimerase/isomerase, which produces MDLAAFYHDQLFDDCVPFWFPRAVDEEHGGFVHCFDRDGELVDNDKSVWAQGRMSWMLLTLYLGHERRPEWLVWAESGLRFLEEKCIDPTDGRMFFHVAQDGTPLRKRRYAYSESFAAIAFAAHAAAAKDGDSADKARHWFERFTDWNFTQGRIPPKFTGARPMEGIGTRMITLVTAQELRKHLGEDRLLTMWIDRCLDDIERLFVKPDLKVVMEAVAPDGSIVDHFDGRTLNPGHAIEAAWFVLEEAGHRNDSRLVKLGCDMLDWMWERGWDEEFGGLYYFRDVHGKPVQEYWHDMKFWWPHDEALIATLMAHRMTGDAKYLEWHEKLREWSFWNFADPEHGEWFGYLRRDGEPSNTLKGSLWKSFFHHPRALWRCHLLAKEIGGTEASDGGVRPAL; this is translated from the coding sequence ATGGACCTCGCCGCTTTCTACCACGATCAGCTTTTCGACGACTGCGTTCCCTTCTGGTTTCCGCGGGCGGTGGATGAGGAGCATGGCGGGTTCGTGCATTGCTTCGATCGCGATGGTGAGCTCGTCGATAACGACAAGTCGGTGTGGGCGCAGGGGCGGATGAGCTGGATGCTGCTGACGCTTTACCTCGGGCATGAGCGGCGACCGGAGTGGCTGGTGTGGGCGGAGAGCGGGCTGCGGTTTTTGGAAGAGAAGTGCATCGATCCGACCGACGGGCGGATGTTTTTCCACGTGGCGCAGGATGGCACGCCGCTCCGCAAGCGGCGCTATGCGTATAGCGAGAGCTTTGCGGCGATCGCCTTTGCAGCGCATGCGGCGGCGGCGAAGGATGGCGATTCCGCGGACAAGGCGCGGCACTGGTTCGAGCGCTTCACGGATTGGAACTTCACGCAGGGTCGCATTCCGCCGAAGTTCACCGGGGCGCGGCCGATGGAAGGGATCGGGACGCGGATGATCACGCTGGTGACTGCGCAGGAGCTGCGCAAGCACCTCGGCGAGGACCGGCTGCTGACGATGTGGATCGACCGTTGTCTGGATGACATCGAGCGGCTGTTCGTGAAGCCGGACTTGAAGGTGGTGATGGAAGCGGTGGCGCCGGATGGATCGATCGTGGATCACTTCGACGGCCGCACGCTCAATCCCGGGCACGCGATCGAGGCTGCGTGGTTTGTGCTCGAAGAAGCGGGGCACCGGAATGACAGCCGGCTGGTGAAGCTTGGGTGCGACATGCTCGACTGGATGTGGGAGCGAGGCTGGGACGAGGAATTCGGCGGTCTCTATTACTTCCGCGATGTCCATGGCAAGCCGGTGCAGGAGTACTGGCACGACATGAAATTCTGGTGGCCGCACGACGAGGCGCTGATCGCCACGCTGATGGCCCACCGCATGACCGGCGATGCGAAGTATCTGGAGTGGCACGAGAAGCTGCGCGAGTGGAGCTTCTGGAACTTCGCCGATCCGGAGCATGGCGAGTGGTTCGGCTACTTGCGCCGCGATGGTGAGCCGTCGAATACGCTGAAAGGGTCGCTGTGGAAGTCGTTCTTCCATCACCCGCGGGCGTTGTGGCGCTGCCATTTGCTGGCGAAGGAGATCGGCGGGACGGAAGCGAGCGATGGCGGGGTTCGGCCCGCACTTTGA
- a CDS encoding DUF1501 domain-containing protein: MNHRSFFHRCDGVSRRDFLHLGVLTSFGLSLPGLLRMQAAAAETGKGAARAKSCILIWLDGGPSHLDMFDLKPEAPSEVRSQFKPIGTAVAGVQICEHLPRTAAVMKDVALIRSLTHELGNHDTGTRFLLTGHRPTPALEHPSLGSLVAQAAGAGGTMPPYVAIPHDGVGGDSNAARSGWLPGAFAAFSTGRDPSRVDGLQLPEGVSFERSAKRHAMLEKMDALSRQVEQGPGGANRDAFYEQAWRLLSSPEAKAAFDLSRESPQTRERYGPANIGAGCLLARRLVEAGSRFVTVVDPGWDMHQQIFRELPDSRFPGSGKLPSLDRAYAALLTDLRERGLLESTLVVLMGEFGRTPKLNAIGGRDHWPRAGSVLMAGGGVRGGQVIGATNGFGEFPVDRPVGPPDLAFSILKLLGVDPGAELITPSGRPMKMMGEGSFIRELL; the protein is encoded by the coding sequence ATGAACCACCGCTCGTTTTTCCATCGCTGCGACGGCGTTTCCCGCCGGGACTTCTTGCATCTGGGGGTGCTGACCTCGTTCGGGCTGAGCTTGCCCGGCTTGCTGCGAATGCAGGCGGCGGCCGCGGAGACCGGCAAAGGGGCAGCACGGGCGAAGTCGTGCATCCTGATCTGGCTGGATGGCGGGCCGAGCCATCTTGACATGTTCGACCTCAAGCCGGAGGCACCGTCGGAGGTGCGCAGCCAGTTCAAGCCGATCGGCACCGCGGTGGCGGGCGTGCAGATTTGCGAGCATCTGCCACGGACCGCCGCAGTGATGAAGGACGTGGCATTGATCCGCTCGCTGACGCATGAGCTGGGCAATCACGACACCGGCACGCGCTTCCTTCTAACAGGCCACCGGCCGACGCCGGCGCTGGAGCATCCCAGCCTCGGCAGCCTGGTGGCGCAGGCCGCGGGAGCCGGTGGCACGATGCCTCCCTATGTGGCGATCCCGCACGATGGGGTGGGTGGGGATTCCAATGCGGCGCGATCGGGCTGGCTGCCGGGAGCATTCGCCGCCTTCAGCACCGGGCGCGATCCCTCGCGAGTCGATGGCTTGCAACTTCCGGAGGGCGTCAGTTTCGAGCGCAGCGCCAAACGTCACGCAATGCTGGAGAAAATGGATGCTCTTTCGCGGCAAGTGGAGCAGGGCCCGGGCGGCGCGAACCGCGATGCTTTCTATGAGCAAGCGTGGCGGCTGCTGTCCTCGCCGGAGGCCAAGGCCGCGTTCGACCTGTCCCGCGAATCCCCCCAGACCCGTGAGCGCTATGGCCCTGCGAACATCGGTGCGGGTTGCCTGTTGGCGCGGCGGTTGGTGGAGGCGGGTTCGCGCTTCGTTACCGTGGTGGATCCCGGCTGGGACATGCACCAGCAGATCTTCCGCGAGCTGCCCGACTCGCGCTTTCCCGGCAGTGGCAAGCTGCCCTCGCTCGATCGCGCCTATGCCGCGCTGCTGACCGACCTGCGCGAGCGCGGGCTGCTTGAGTCCACGCTGGTGGTGCTGATGGGGGAATTCGGCCGCACGCCGAAGCTGAATGCCATCGGTGGCCGCGACCACTGGCCCCGTGCGGGCTCGGTGCTGATGGCGGGCGGTGGCGTGCGCGGCGGCCAGGTCATCGGCGCGACGAATGGCTTCGGCGAATTTCCCGTGGATCGTCCGGTCGGGCCGCCGGATCTGGCGTTCTCCATCTTGAAACTGCTCGGCGTCGATCCGGGCGCGGAACTCATCACGCCATCGGGCCGTCCGATGAAGATGATGGGTGAAGGGAGCTTCATCCGGGAATTGCTATGA
- a CDS encoding aldehyde dehydrogenase family protein — MSWSPVHLPSYIAGQAVTTGRTLEVRYPYDDSLTGTAALIGPEHLEKAITSALAFPNESLTRRDRHDILRRAAVLLAERRDEFAALITRETGLAIREAKYETTRSSDVLDFAAMEALRDDGRIFSCDISPNGKPRKIFTSRYPVKLVAAITPFNHPLNQVVHKLAPAIAAGAPVLLKPSDRTPLTALKFAEVLYEAGLPGPMLSLFLGGIDDIVTPMITDERVEIVTFTGSVEIGKHIARTCGYKRICLELGGNSPLIVLEDADLDLAAKLAAEGSFRNSGQRCTAVKRILVQESILEAFTERFVDLVRREYPCGDPEDPATVVGSMIHAPAAAELSRRVDDAVAMGAKVLHGAGRRGALLEPTIIADVPREAEMVALESFGPLAPIIPIKDLDDAISYYNSGPFGLSSGIVTNNLSLAMQACKQLKTGTTNVNEVPGYRLELTPFGGTRDSGLGVKEGVIEAIKFFTHEKTWSLPW, encoded by the coding sequence ATGTCCTGGTCTCCCGTCCATCTCCCGTCCTACATCGCCGGCCAAGCCGTCACCACCGGCCGCACCCTCGAAGTCCGCTACCCCTACGATGACTCGCTGACCGGCACCGCCGCCCTGATCGGCCCGGAGCATCTGGAGAAAGCCATCACCAGCGCGCTCGCCTTCCCGAATGAATCGCTTACTCGCCGCGACCGCCACGATATCTTGCGGAGGGCGGCCGTCCTGCTGGCGGAGCGCCGGGATGAATTCGCCGCGCTGATCACCCGCGAGACCGGTCTCGCCATCCGCGAGGCGAAGTACGAGACCACCCGTAGTTCCGACGTGCTCGACTTCGCCGCCATGGAAGCACTGCGCGATGACGGCCGCATCTTCTCCTGCGACATCTCGCCGAATGGCAAGCCGCGCAAGATCTTTACCTCGCGCTACCCGGTGAAGCTCGTCGCCGCCATCACCCCTTTCAACCACCCGCTGAATCAGGTGGTCCACAAGCTCGCCCCGGCCATCGCCGCCGGCGCGCCGGTGCTGCTGAAGCCTTCCGACCGCACCCCGCTCACCGCGCTGAAGTTCGCCGAGGTGCTTTACGAGGCCGGACTTCCCGGCCCGATGCTGAGCCTCTTCCTCGGTGGCATCGATGACATCGTCACTCCGATGATCACCGACGAGCGCGTGGAGATCGTCACCTTCACCGGCTCCGTGGAGATCGGGAAACACATCGCCCGCACCTGCGGCTACAAGCGGATTTGCCTGGAGCTCGGCGGAAACTCGCCGCTCATCGTGCTGGAGGATGCCGACCTCGACCTCGCCGCCAAGCTCGCCGCCGAGGGCTCGTTCCGGAATTCCGGCCAGCGCTGCACCGCCGTGAAGCGCATCCTTGTCCAGGAGAGCATCCTTGAAGCCTTCACCGAGCGCTTCGTCGATCTCGTCCGCCGCGAATACCCCTGTGGCGATCCCGAAGATCCAGCGACCGTGGTCGGCTCCATGATCCACGCGCCCGCCGCAGCCGAGCTTTCGCGTCGTGTCGATGATGCCGTGGCCATGGGCGCGAAGGTCCTGCACGGCGCCGGACGCCGCGGCGCACTGTTAGAGCCAACGATCATCGCCGATGTCCCGCGCGAGGCCGAAATGGTCGCCCTCGAAAGCTTCGGCCCGCTGGCCCCGATCATCCCGATCAAGGACCTCGACGACGCGATCTCCTACTACAATTCTGGCCCCTTCGGCCTGAGTAGCGGAATCGTCACCAACAATCTCTCGCTTGCCATGCAAGCCTGCAAACAACTCAAGACTGGCACGACAAATGTTAACGAGGTGCCCGGCTATCGACTGGAGCTGACGCCATTTGGCGGCACCCGCGACTCCGGGCTCGGAGTGAAGGAGGGAGTGATCGAGGCGATCAAGTTCTTCACTCACGAGAAAACCTGGTCGCTGCCTTGGTAA
- a CDS encoding metallophosphoesterase family protein has translation MPSATRRQFLAALPLAGAGFAAASAQESTQSPSADSVTFGFITDVHHGTHGKDQVGRLKPFINAAIARKPDFIIQCGDFCCAKGGITTAKDFLAEWNRFPGPKHHVIGNHDCDFQTKEELLEAWQMPNPYYSFDVGGFHFVVLDRNHFIDDEGKTVSYANGNWYPIHRKGGPGHLARVSCIDKEQLAWLAKDLAGTDKPVVIFQHQPSGVGSHEGNWDAVNYVIDSHNAKRGKAQVVAVFAGHDHDEEHSIRHGVHHLTLTSSTFGMPPNGSTTYYDSSKPPFTFITFDPGKRELRIEESLSTYEGQAQMPPEHIWLTPPVLRGRTLPFG, from the coding sequence ATGCCCTCAGCCACCCGTCGCCAATTCCTCGCCGCCCTCCCGCTTGCCGGAGCAGGTTTCGCCGCGGCCTCTGCCCAGGAATCCACGCAGTCTCCCTCCGCGGACTCCGTGACGTTCGGCTTCATCACCGACGTCCACCACGGCACCCACGGCAAGGATCAGGTCGGCCGGCTGAAGCCCTTCATCAATGCCGCCATCGCCCGCAAGCCCGACTTCATCATCCAGTGCGGCGACTTCTGCTGCGCCAAAGGCGGCATCACCACCGCCAAGGACTTCCTCGCCGAGTGGAATCGCTTCCCCGGCCCGAAGCATCACGTCATCGGCAACCACGACTGCGACTTCCAGACCAAGGAAGAATTGTTAGAGGCATGGCAGATGCCGAATCCCTACTACTCCTTCGATGTGGGCGGATTCCACTTCGTGGTGCTGGATCGCAATCACTTCATCGACGACGAGGGCAAGACGGTCTCCTACGCGAACGGCAACTGGTATCCCATCCATCGAAAGGGCGGCCCCGGCCACCTCGCCCGCGTGAGCTGCATCGACAAGGAACAACTCGCATGGCTGGCGAAGGATCTCGCCGGCACCGACAAGCCGGTCGTCATCTTCCAGCACCAGCCCTCCGGCGTCGGCAGCCACGAAGGCAATTGGGACGCGGTCAATTACGTCATCGACTCCCACAATGCCAAGCGCGGCAAGGCCCAGGTCGTGGCGGTCTTCGCCGGTCATGATCACGATGAGGAGCACTCCATCCGCCACGGGGTCCATCACCTCACCCTGACCAGCTCCACCTTCGGCATGCCGCCCAATGGAAGCACGACCTACTACGATTCCAGTAAGCCGCCCTTCACCTTCATCACCTTCGATCCCGGCAAGCGCGAGCTACGCATCGAGGAATCCCTCTCCACCTACGAAGGCCAGGCACAAATGCCGCCCGAGCACATCTGGCTCACCCCTCCAGTCCTCCGCGGCCGCACGCTTCCGTTTGGCTGA
- a CDS encoding DUF1549 and DUF1553 domain-containing protein, with protein MRAALASAALLMSHALVVAAEHAPAFQSDVLPVLTRAGCNAGACHGAASGQGGFRLSLFGYDPESDYERITREFGGRRIDLARPEDSLLLRKASETEVDHEGGRKLREGSNNYALIREWIAAGAPAGPPDLQVTGIAVEPQDLLARGSGETRQIVVTATLSDGSKREVSPLALYTANDDAVAGVTKSGKLTVTGRGLTSIMVRYGGQVAAVRVAAPLEGAGMADDGFRPANFIDEHIRAEFVRLHVSPASLCDDAEFLRRAYLDLTGRLPDEAITRAFLNEPASAERRMRLIDELLGSEAFVDFWTMKLADLVLLNGQGGAAKSWHGWLREQVAGNVSFDQVAITLVTASGNPATNGPAGFMNLATDPRDLSEHVARIFLGLQIGCARCHAHPADRWTQEDYHRFAAFFARLSRDGGVVRAVDRGEVDHPKSGLPLEPRALGASDVEIPQGSDRRLALAAWMTDPANPFFARTVVNRVWKHLLGRGLVEPVDDLRPTNPATHPALLDALAADFSAHGHDLRRLIRLIAASRTWQLASHGGSADPAAARLFARALHKELPAAVFADAVAQVTGVPDTFAGVPAGTRAVQLISPATPSPALDVLGRCERKRACDSSSRSGGGLAQALHLINGSTINDKLAAGLGLAAELPEKTNREVIETLYLRAFSRYPSPGEMNAWDTVLPAGEGRPEAVADLVWVVLNSREFSANH; from the coding sequence ATGAGGGCTGCTCTCGCCAGTGCCGCGCTTCTGATGAGCCACGCGCTCGTCGTGGCAGCGGAGCATGCGCCGGCGTTCCAGTCGGATGTGCTGCCGGTGCTGACGCGCGCCGGTTGCAATGCGGGGGCTTGTCACGGGGCCGCCAGTGGGCAGGGCGGGTTTCGCCTCAGCCTCTTTGGCTACGATCCGGAGTCCGACTACGAGCGCATCACGCGCGAGTTTGGCGGGCGACGCATCGATCTGGCGCGGCCTGAGGACAGCTTGCTCCTGCGCAAGGCATCGGAAACCGAAGTCGACCACGAGGGCGGGCGCAAGCTGCGGGAGGGTTCTAACAACTATGCCTTGATCCGCGAATGGATTGCGGCCGGTGCGCCTGCCGGGCCGCCGGACTTGCAAGTGACCGGCATTGCGGTGGAGCCGCAGGATTTGCTGGCGAGGGGTTCCGGTGAAACGCGGCAGATTGTGGTTACCGCGACCTTGTCGGATGGGTCGAAGCGCGAGGTTTCGCCGCTCGCGCTCTACACCGCGAATGACGATGCGGTGGCCGGGGTGACTAAGTCGGGCAAGTTGACGGTGACCGGTCGTGGCCTCACCAGCATCATGGTCCGCTACGGCGGGCAGGTGGCGGCGGTGCGGGTTGCCGCGCCGTTGGAGGGAGCGGGCATGGCAGACGACGGGTTTCGGCCCGCGAACTTCATCGACGAGCACATCCGCGCTGAGTTTGTACGGCTGCATGTTTCTCCAGCGTCGCTTTGCGATGATGCGGAGTTCCTGCGGCGGGCGTATCTGGATCTTACCGGACGGCTGCCCGATGAGGCGATCACGCGTGCCTTTTTGAACGAGCCCGCCTCTGCCGAGCGGCGGATGAGACTCATCGATGAGCTGCTGGGGAGTGAAGCCTTCGTGGATTTCTGGACCATGAAGCTGGCCGATCTGGTGCTGCTAAATGGACAGGGGGGCGCAGCGAAATCCTGGCACGGCTGGCTTCGCGAGCAGGTCGCTGGCAACGTGTCCTTTGATCAGGTCGCGATCACGTTGGTGACGGCGTCGGGTAATCCGGCGACGAATGGTCCCGCGGGATTCATGAATTTGGCGACGGACCCGCGCGATTTGTCCGAGCATGTGGCGCGGATTTTTCTCGGTTTGCAAATCGGCTGTGCGCGCTGCCATGCTCATCCCGCGGACCGCTGGACGCAGGAGGACTACCATCGCTTTGCCGCGTTTTTCGCGCGTCTCAGCCGCGATGGCGGGGTGGTCCGTGCCGTCGACCGCGGCGAGGTGGATCACCCGAAGAGCGGGCTCCCGCTTGAGCCAAGGGCGCTCGGCGCATCTGATGTCGAGATTCCGCAAGGCTCCGATCGCCGGCTCGCGCTGGCTGCGTGGATGACGGATCCGGCGAATCCATTCTTTGCCCGCACGGTGGTGAACCGGGTCTGGAAACATCTGCTGGGCCGCGGTCTGGTCGAGCCCGTGGATGACCTGCGGCCGACGAATCCTGCGACGCACCCGGCGCTGCTGGATGCGCTGGCAGCGGACTTCTCCGCGCATGGGCATGACCTGCGGCGGTTGATCCGGTTGATTGCTGCCTCGCGGACCTGGCAACTGGCCTCGCACGGTGGCTCCGCTGATCCGGCGGCGGCGCGGCTCTTTGCGCGGGCGCTGCACAAGGAATTGCCAGCCGCGGTTTTCGCCGACGCGGTCGCGCAGGTCACCGGTGTGCCGGATACGTTTGCCGGGGTTCCCGCAGGCACCCGTGCCGTGCAACTCATCAGCCCGGCCACGCCGTCACCGGCGCTCGATGTGCTTGGCCGTTGCGAACGAAAGCGCGCGTGCGACAGTTCCTCCCGCAGCGGCGGCGGCCTCGCGCAGGCGCTGCACCTGATCAATGGCAGCACCATCAATGACAAGCTCGCCGCGGGTCTCGGACTTGCTGCGGAACTTCCTGAAAAGACCAATCGCGAGGTCATCGAAACCCTCTACCTCCGCGCCTTCAGCCGCTATCCATCGCCGGGTGAAATGAATGCCTGGGATACCGTCCTGCCTGCCGGTGAAGGGCGCCCGGAAGCAGTTGCCGACCTCGTGTGGGTCGTCCTGAACTCCCGCGAATTCTCGGCCAATCACTGA
- a CDS encoding WD40 repeat domain-containing protein, protein MRSAVRCMMAGVLAWMGGCLTLPAVPVTALVYSPDGSALVNNGDRAIEVRSPKDATVQRRIECPLPRVAALAFSPDGHWLVAAGGEPGVRGEAVLFSWPEGVLKHRFGKHEDLIMGVAIDLAAKRLVTASADHSAKVWSLGDGVAPAESLILTGHSAPVLAVAFSPGDGSIVSASADRSLKVWSAADGKLLRSLGHHTEAVHALAFRPSREGPATCASAGDDRTVRVWQPEIGRMVRIVRNHDGPLLALAWSPDGRHLFSAGHEGLIRRIDGDSDGDSDGIGKEWGSGADWIYALGVSPDGSTLAAGDWTGGVKLHPLPPAE, encoded by the coding sequence ATGAGGTCTGCCGTTCGCTGCATGATGGCCGGTGTTCTGGCGTGGATGGGTGGGTGCCTGACCTTGCCCGCCGTGCCGGTGACCGCGCTGGTCTATTCTCCCGATGGCAGCGCGCTGGTGAACAACGGCGACCGTGCCATTGAGGTGCGTTCGCCGAAGGATGCGACGGTGCAGCGGCGGATCGAGTGCCCGCTGCCGCGAGTCGCCGCGCTGGCCTTTTCGCCCGATGGGCACTGGCTGGTGGCGGCAGGCGGTGAGCCTGGCGTGCGCGGTGAGGCGGTGCTGTTCTCATGGCCCGAGGGCGTGCTGAAGCACCGCTTCGGCAAACATGAGGATCTTATCATGGGCGTGGCCATCGATCTTGCGGCCAAGCGTCTGGTCACCGCGTCGGCGGATCATTCCGCGAAAGTTTGGTCGCTGGGGGATGGGGTTGCACCCGCGGAATCGCTCATTCTCACCGGCCACTCTGCACCCGTGCTCGCGGTGGCATTCAGCCCCGGCGATGGCAGCATCGTCAGCGCCAGTGCCGACCGGTCGTTGAAGGTGTGGTCCGCGGCCGATGGCAAGCTCCTGCGTTCGCTGGGTCATCACACGGAGGCGGTTCATGCGCTGGCATTTCGTCCGTCGAGGGAAGGTCCGGCGACGTGTGCCAGTGCGGGCGACGACCGCACGGTGCGCGTCTGGCAGCCGGAGATCGGGCGGATGGTGCGCATCGTCCGCAATCACGATGGGCCGCTGCTGGCTCTCGCGTGGTCGCCGGATGGTCGTCATTTGTTCTCGGCGGGTCACGAAGGCCTCATCCGCCGCATCGACGGCGATAGCGACGGCGATAGCGACGGCATCGGGAAGGAGTGGGGCTCCGGTGCAGACTGGATCTACGCGCTCGGGGTGAGTCCCGATGGGAGCACGTTGGCCGCGGGGGATTGGACCGGCGGCGTGAAGTTGCACCCGTTGCCGCCGGCAGAGTGA
- a CDS encoding DUF6428 family protein, giving the protein MTLHELKTLLGEHAGRHFRISLPDGSAVPLSFHVTEVGRVQKTFLDCGGTLRESIACQLQVWVGEDYDHRIETQKLAAILGKAQPYLPDESVPVEVEYEDRVISQYTISGHEVSEEAVVLVLAHKHTECLAPELCGLPPIGRLPAIGSTPCCGPSGCC; this is encoded by the coding sequence ATGACCCTGCACGAACTCAAGACGCTCCTCGGCGAGCACGCCGGCCGTCACTTCCGCATCAGCCTGCCGGACGGTTCCGCGGTGCCGCTTTCCTTCCACGTCACCGAAGTAGGACGCGTGCAGAAGACCTTTCTCGATTGCGGCGGCACGCTGCGCGAGTCGATCGCCTGCCAACTCCAGGTCTGGGTGGGCGAAGACTACGACCATCGCATCGAGACCCAAAAGTTGGCCGCGATCCTTGGCAAGGCGCAGCCATACCTTCCCGACGAATCGGTGCCGGTAGAGGTCGAATACGAGGATCGCGTGATCTCGCAGTACACCATCTCCGGGCACGAGGTGTCGGAGGAAGCCGTGGTGCTGGTGCTAGCCCACAAGCACACCGAGTGCCTCGCACCCGAGCTCTGCGGACTGCCACCGATCGGGCGCTTGCCGGCCATTGGATCCACCCCGTGCTGCGGTCCTTCCGGCTGCTGTTAG
- a CDS encoding MFS transporter, with translation MQATRTDQPSASPVAPPPPLSLQTRMVLLSYFAYFFYYFCRKHLGVATPAMVNSGISDTTIGWVQTAYGVCYAIGQFLSGALGDRLGPRIALTTGMILSGIASLAFGLFPIVGVLVIALSLNGLFQSTGWSNSCKVVAEWVNPVNRGKVMGFWTTCYIFGSIAANVVAGTILARYGWHHVFLFTGITVAVVGVIQGIFLINRPADRGYAIELEERSSPATDNTRSGFMLMIRQPAVLLLGLAYTGLKYVRYTVFSWSPYYLVSSIGLAEESAAYASNGLEIGGILGLLLGGWVGDRFFPGNRVRLALFALIGMIGAILLYRVTSGTGGLWGNLIGLGAIGLFLYIADAIVSGIAAQDIGGAENTASAAGIINGIGSTAQLFSGIVPIWLKQRWGWDAVFISFIVIAFFSCLAILPVARKGKLTKA, from the coding sequence ATGCAAGCGACGAGGACCGATCAACCATCCGCCAGCCCCGTCGCCCCACCTCCCCCGCTGTCGCTCCAGACGCGGATGGTGCTGCTCTCCTACTTCGCGTATTTCTTCTACTACTTCTGTCGTAAGCACCTCGGCGTAGCCACTCCGGCGATGGTGAACAGCGGCATCTCGGACACCACCATCGGCTGGGTCCAGACCGCCTACGGCGTCTGCTACGCCATCGGCCAATTCCTCAGCGGCGCACTCGGCGACCGGCTCGGCCCGCGCATCGCGCTGACCACCGGCATGATCCTCTCCGGGATCGCCTCGCTGGCCTTCGGGTTGTTTCCTATCGTCGGCGTGCTGGTCATCGCGCTTTCCCTCAATGGCCTCTTCCAGTCCACCGGCTGGTCGAACTCCTGCAAGGTCGTCGCCGAATGGGTCAACCCGGTAAACCGCGGCAAGGTGATGGGCTTCTGGACCACCTGCTACATCTTCGGCAGCATCGCCGCGAACGTCGTAGCCGGCACCATCCTCGCCCGCTACGGCTGGCATCACGTTTTCCTCTTCACCGGCATCACCGTCGCCGTGGTCGGCGTCATCCAGGGGATCTTCCTCATCAATCGGCCCGCGGACCGCGGCTATGCCATCGAGCTGGAAGAGCGGAGCTCACCGGCCACCGACAACACCCGCAGCGGCTTCATGCTGATGATCCGGCAGCCCGCGGTGCTTCTGTTAGGCCTTGCCTACACCGGCCTGAAGTACGTCCGCTACACCGTCTTCTCCTGGAGCCCCTACTACCTGGTCAGCAGCATCGGCCTCGCGGAGGAGTCCGCCGCCTACGCCTCGAATGGCCTCGAGATCGGTGGCATCCTCGGCCTCCTCCTCGGCGGCTGGGTCGGCGACCGCTTCTTTCCCGGCAATCGCGTCCGCCTCGCCCTGTTCGCCCTCATCGGAATGATCGGCGCGATTCTCCTCTACCGCGTCACCAGCGGCACCGGCGGCCTGTGGGGAAATCTCATCGGCCTCGGCGCCATCGGGCTCTTCCTCTACATCGCGGATGCCATCGTCTCCGGCATCGCCGCGCAGGACATCGGCGGCGCGGAGAATACCGCCTCCGCCGCCGGCATCATCAATGGCATCGGCTCCACCGCCCAGTTGTTCTCCGGCATCGTGCCGATCTGGTTGAAACAGCGGTGGGGCTGGGACGCCGTCTTCATCTCCTTCATCGTCATCGCCTTCTTCTCGTGCCTGGCGATCTTGCCCGTGGCCCGGAAGGGAAAGCTTACGAAAGCCTGA
- a CDS encoding ArsR/SmtB family transcription factor has product MNPVETCRALGDPIRWRIVRLVSHDALCVCELADILGMPQSSVSSHVQVIRRAGLLESEKCEKWTYFRVQAKFLKLFRALEAGIEKPEPTWAEDDSKTHARLTAREGSCCPGPKQLARPRRSSSSSLRS; this is encoded by the coding sequence ATGAATCCCGTCGAAACTTGCCGCGCTCTCGGAGATCCGATCCGCTGGCGCATCGTCCGCCTGGTCTCGCACGATGCCCTGTGCGTCTGCGAACTCGCGGACATCCTCGGCATGCCGCAGTCCTCCGTCTCCAGCCACGTCCAGGTCATCCGCCGCGCGGGCTTGCTGGAATCCGAGAAGTGCGAGAAGTGGACCTACTTCCGGGTGCAGGCGAAATTCCTGAAGCTTTTCCGCGCACTTGAGGCCGGCATCGAGAAGCCGGAGCCCACGTGGGCCGAGGATGACAGCAAGACCCACGCACGCCTCACAGCCCGCGAGGGCAGTTGCTGCCCCGGCCCCAAGCAGCTTGCGAGGCCGCGACGCTCCTCCTCTTCCTCACTCCGCTCATGA